The following proteins are co-located in the Leishmania major strain Friedlin complete genome, chromosome 30 genome:
- a CDS encoding putative importin alpha, giving the protein MFNNQEKKGAKHAVSTKAGAERRQRQLMSVRHRVHGEVMKLLRAEGQDDFDMLGGNGSVAQASNPEDVWSYDARSTPASVPLQLLPTLVNMCMNGPTDREVFQGTLLIRKILSVEKDPPYDVVTSSGVVPHLVNLLQREDYPELQFESAWALTNIAAGTSENTMMLVACGAIPRFVALLGSPNADCRDQSAWAIGNLSGEGAACRDEALSHGAMVALLNVLSVKEQPIHVLRNATWAVSNLCRCKPLPPLERVAIALPTLVDLLNSSDDQLIVDAAWGISYISDGPAERVQSVLEAGAVPRIVQLLSVPSTNVKLPAIRIIGNIAAGTDEQTQVIINSGALPAMAELLRHPKRALRKETCWTISNIAAGQPYQIEALVNSNVCIPILECLSAPELDVRKEAVWTIANITFCGSVAQVKYLVNIGVIPPLCETLRTYDPKIVTVALEAVQCFLQVGEDEKTSGGTEENIVAKQVMDCGGVDSIEQLQTHADKNVYSIALQILETFFTTEDETGPMGDAMGADMVDFAQANPTAGSGQFNF; this is encoded by the coding sequence ATGTTCAACAACCAGGAGAAAAAGGGCGCCAAGCACGCCGTCAGCACCAAAGCTGGTGCTGAGCGTCGCCAGCGTCAGCTCATGTCAGTGCGTCACAGGGTTCACGGCGAAGTGATGAAGCTCCTGCGCGCCGAAGGTCAGGATGACTTTGATATGCTTGGTGGTAACGGCAGTGTGGCGCAGGCGTCCAACCCAGAGGATGTCTGGTCGTACGACGCCAGGTCGACACCCGCTTCGGTGcccctgcagctcctccccaccctcgTGAACATGTGCATGAATGGGCCTACAGACCGTGAGGTGTTTCAGGGCACGCTGCTGATCCGCAAGATCCTCTCCGTCGAGAAGGACCCACCATACGATGTCGTGACATCGAGCGGCGTTGTGCCGCACCTGGTGAacttgctgcagcgcgaggacTACCCGGAGCTGCAGTTTGAGTCGGCCTGGGCCCTGACCAACATCGCTGCAGGCACGTCGGAGAACACGATGATGCTCGTCGCCTGTGGTGCGATTCCGCGCTTCGTTGCGCTGCTGGGTTCGCCGAACGCGGACTGCCGCGATCAGAGCGCATGGGCCATCGGCAACCTTTCTGGTGAGGGCGCCGCCTGCCGTGACGAGGCGCTGAGCCACGGAGCCATGGTCGCACTGCTGAACGTGCTGAGCGTGAAGGAACAGCCGATTCACGTTCTGCGCAACGCCACATGGGCCGTGTCGAACTTGTGCCGCTgcaagccgctgccgccgctggagcgGGTGGCGAtcgcgctgccgacgctggTCGACCTCCTCAACAGCTCCGATGACCAGCTCATTGTGGATGCTGCATGGGGTATTTCGTACATCAGCGACGGACCGGCGGAGCGTGTGCAGTCGGTGCTCGAGGCCGGCGCTGTTCCGCGCATTGTGCAGCTCCTGTCCGTCCCCAGTACGAACGTGAAGCTGCCGGCGATTCGCATCATTGGCAAcatcgccgccggcacgGACGAGCAGACGCAGGTTATCATCAACAGTGGTGCTCTGCCGGCCATggctgagctgctgcgccacccgAAGCGTGCGCTGCGGAAGGAGACGTGCTGGACCATCTCCAACATTGCTGCCGGCCAGCCTTACCAGATCGAGGCGCTCGTGAACTCGAATGTTTGCATCCCCATCTTGGAGTGTCTTAGCGCGCCAGAGCTCGACGTGAGGAAGGAGGCGGTGTGGACCATTGCGAACATCACTTTCTGCGGCTCAGTGGCGCAGGTGAAGTACCTGGTCAACATTGGCGTCATCCCGCCACTGtgcgagacgctgcgcacgTACGACCCGAAGATCGTGACGgtcgcgctggaggcggtgcagtgCTTCCTGCAGGTCGGCGAGGATGAGAAGACGTCGGGCGGCACGGAGGAGAACATTGTAGCGAAACAGGTGATGGACTGCGGTGGCGTAGATTCcatcgagcagctgcagacgcacGCCGACAAGAACGTGTACAGCATCGCGCTTCAGATCCTGGAGACCTTCTTCACGACGGAGGACGAGACGGGCCCAATGGGCGATGCTATGGGTGCTGACATGGTGGACTTTGCGCAGGCCaaccccaccgccggcagcggtCAGTTCAACTTCtaa